Proteins encoded together in one Chitinophaga varians window:
- a CDS encoding TolC family protein, whose translation MPGKKYQYIGLICFSLTYAACKVPELTGKTANKQVPDSYNNSQDSTNTAQVKWKEYFTDPHLVALIDTALKNNQELNITLQEIEISRNEVRARKGEYLPSVGLRAGAGLDKVGRYTNIGASEENTEIKPGKEMPDPLPDYLLGVYANWEVDIWHKLHNAKKAAVARYLSTVEGRNFVITNLVAEVANSYYELLALDNQLEIVKKNMAIQQNALDIVKLEKEATRVTELAVRKFEAEVLKTQSLQYDIQQQITETENRINFLLARYPQPVPRDGQHFEELVPASIHAGLPSQLLANRPDIKQAELGLAAAQLDIKVAKAQFYPSLGITASFGYNAFNPGYLLRTPESMLYSVAGELVAPLVNRNAIKATYYSANAKQLQAVYNYERTILNAYVEVANQLAKINNLEKSYDLKSKQVAALTQSITISTDLFKFARADYMEVLLTQRDALESKFELIETKKQQLNAMVNIYRALGGGWN comes from the coding sequence ATGCCAGGAAAAAAATATCAATATATAGGACTCATCTGTTTCTCCCTCACCTATGCGGCCTGTAAGGTGCCGGAGCTGACGGGAAAGACAGCCAACAAACAGGTCCCTGACAGTTATAACAACTCGCAGGACAGCACCAACACCGCGCAGGTGAAATGGAAGGAGTATTTCACCGATCCTCACCTGGTGGCCCTGATTGACACAGCGCTGAAGAACAACCAGGAACTGAATATCACCTTACAGGAGATAGAAATCTCCCGTAATGAAGTAAGGGCCAGAAAAGGGGAATACCTGCCCTCTGTAGGCCTCAGGGCCGGCGCGGGCCTGGACAAGGTAGGCCGTTACACTAACATCGGCGCATCGGAAGAAAACACGGAAATCAAGCCAGGAAAGGAAATGCCCGACCCGCTGCCCGACTACCTGTTAGGGGTGTACGCCAACTGGGAAGTGGACATCTGGCATAAACTGCATAACGCTAAAAAAGCAGCCGTTGCCCGCTACCTCTCCACCGTGGAAGGCCGCAACTTCGTCATCACCAACCTGGTGGCCGAAGTGGCCAACTCCTACTACGAACTGCTGGCGCTGGACAACCAGCTGGAAATCGTGAAAAAGAATATGGCCATCCAGCAGAACGCGCTCGATATCGTGAAACTGGAAAAAGAAGCTACCCGTGTAACGGAGCTGGCTGTACGTAAATTTGAGGCCGAAGTGCTGAAAACACAAAGCCTGCAATACGATATCCAGCAGCAGATCACTGAAACAGAGAACAGGATCAACTTCCTGCTGGCACGGTACCCGCAGCCGGTGCCAAGAGATGGACAACATTTCGAGGAACTGGTGCCGGCTTCTATCCATGCCGGTCTGCCTTCGCAGCTGCTGGCCAACCGGCCCGATATCAAACAGGCGGAACTGGGACTGGCGGCAGCACAGCTGGACATCAAGGTGGCCAAAGCGCAGTTCTACCCGTCACTGGGCATCACCGCCTCTTTCGGTTATAACGCCTTTAATCCGGGCTACCTGCTGAGAACACCGGAATCCATGCTGTATTCCGTAGCCGGGGAACTGGTGGCACCGCTGGTCAACCGGAACGCGATAAAAGCCACTTACTACAGTGCCAATGCCAAACAACTGCAAGCGGTCTATAACTACGAACGCACGATCTTAAACGCCTATGTGGAAGTAGCCAACCAGCTGGCGAAGATCAACAACCTGGAAAAAAGCTACGACCTGAAGTCGAAGCAGGTGGCCGCGCTTACGCAGTCCATCACCATTTCCACCGACCTGTTCAAGTTCGCCCGTGCAGATTACATGGAAGTGCTGCTGACACAGCGCGACGCACTGGAGTCAAAATTTGAACTGATCGAAACCAAAAAACAACAGCTGAACGCCATGGTGAATATTTACCGCGCGCTCGGCGGTGGCTGGAACTAG
- a CDS encoding efflux RND transporter permease subunit produces the protein MFNIFMKRPVFAIVISLVIIFMGVLAINTLPTSQFPSIAPPRVIVSVAYPGASADVLVKSVLIPLEKSVNGVPGMKYMTSDATSAGEANIQVVFDLGTDPNQAVVNVKNRIEQVTNRLPELVQREGIVVNILQPNMLMYVNVYSKDPKADENFLYNYSNVNILRELSRVKGIGNAQILGSRQYAMRIWLKPDRMRAYNVSTDEVMEALGSQSVIGSPGRLGRSDGKRSEALEYVLTYQGRYNQPEQYKDVIIRANANGELLHLKDIADVELGSEFYDIYSNLNNHPSAAIVLKQTYGSNASDVIKEVKAKLEEMKADFPPGMDYQISYDVSTFLDASIEKVVHTLGEAFVLVAIVVFLFLGDWRSTLIPTLAVPVSLVGAFFFMQVFGLTINLITLFALVLAIGIVVDNAIVVIEAVHAKMEEEHLSPYAATKKVLHEISGAIVAITFVMAAVFIPVSFMPGPVGIFYRQFAITMATSIVLSGVVALTLTPVLCAILLKNTHGQPKKKTPIQYGLDAFNRGFEKLTGRYTRLMEKIVSRRVVTFGLLIAFGVGIFGVSAVLPSGFIPSEDQGMIYAIIQTPPGSTLERTNDLARKVQEIAEHVDGIESVSALAGYEVLTEGRGSNAGTCLINLKGWSERKHSVNQIIAELEEKCKEIPGATIEFFGPPAVPGYGAAGGFSLRLLDKTNSDDYKEMEKVNDEFMAALRKRKELTGLFTFYSANYPQYELQIDNQAAMQKGVSIGKAMDNLSILIGSTYELGFIRFGNFLKVYVQAAPEYRRLPDDLMNLYVKNNRDEMVPYSAFMSIKKSHGLNEITRYNMYNSSAIRGEPAAGYSSGEAIKVIQEVAAKTLPHGYGIDWEGLSKDEAGRGNEALYIFLIVLFFVYLILAAQYESFVLPLAVVLSLPAGVFGSFLLIKVMGLSNDIYAQVGLIMLVGLLGKNAVLIVEFAAQKHRAGVSVFDAAIEGAKTRFRPILMTSLAFIAGLIPLIFATGPGAIGNRTIGASSLGGMLIGTIFGVILIPGLYYIFGSIAAKRKLIKDEDEKPLTERKILIMEEDSYHSRN, from the coding sequence ATGTTTAATATATTCATGAAACGGCCGGTCTTTGCGATAGTGATATCCCTTGTCATTATCTTCATGGGCGTCCTGGCCATCAATACCCTGCCTACCTCACAGTTCCCCTCCATCGCACCGCCGAGGGTGATCGTGAGCGTAGCCTATCCGGGGGCCAGTGCAGACGTACTGGTAAAATCGGTGCTCATCCCGCTGGAAAAGTCGGTCAACGGCGTTCCCGGCATGAAGTACATGACCTCCGACGCCACCAGCGCCGGTGAAGCCAATATACAAGTGGTCTTCGACCTGGGTACTGATCCCAATCAGGCCGTGGTAAATGTAAAAAACCGTATCGAACAGGTGACCAACCGTCTGCCTGAACTGGTACAACGCGAAGGTATCGTGGTAAACATCCTTCAGCCCAACATGCTGATGTATGTGAACGTATACAGTAAAGATCCTAAAGCGGACGAAAACTTTCTGTACAACTACTCCAACGTAAACATCCTCCGCGAACTGAGCAGGGTGAAAGGTATCGGTAACGCACAAATCCTCGGCAGCCGCCAGTATGCCATGCGTATCTGGCTGAAGCCTGACAGGATGCGGGCCTACAACGTATCCACCGACGAGGTGATGGAAGCACTGGGCAGCCAGAGCGTGATCGGCTCTCCCGGCCGCCTCGGACGCAGCGACGGTAAACGCTCTGAAGCCCTCGAATACGTGCTCACCTACCAGGGTAGATATAATCAGCCCGAACAATACAAGGACGTGATCATCCGCGCCAACGCGAACGGTGAGCTCCTTCACCTGAAAGACATTGCGGACGTGGAACTGGGCAGCGAATTTTATGATATCTATTCCAACCTGAACAACCATCCCTCCGCGGCCATTGTACTGAAACAAACCTACGGCAGTAACGCCAGCGACGTAATCAAGGAAGTGAAAGCCAAACTGGAAGAGATGAAAGCCGATTTCCCTCCGGGCATGGACTACCAGATCAGCTATGACGTGTCCACGTTCCTGGACGCCTCCATCGAAAAGGTAGTGCACACGCTCGGTGAAGCCTTCGTACTGGTAGCTATCGTGGTGTTCCTGTTCCTGGGCGACTGGCGCTCTACGCTCATTCCCACCCTGGCGGTGCCCGTATCACTGGTGGGCGCCTTCTTCTTTATGCAGGTCTTCGGTCTCACGATCAACCTCATCACCCTGTTCGCCCTCGTACTGGCTATCGGTATCGTGGTGGACAACGCCATCGTGGTGATTGAAGCGGTACACGCAAAAATGGAAGAAGAACACCTCTCCCCTTATGCGGCCACTAAAAAAGTATTGCATGAGATCAGCGGCGCTATCGTGGCCATCACCTTTGTAATGGCAGCAGTGTTCATCCCGGTATCGTTCATGCCCGGACCCGTAGGTATTTTCTACCGGCAGTTCGCTATCACTATGGCCACGTCCATCGTGCTTTCCGGCGTGGTGGCACTCACGCTCACGCCTGTACTCTGCGCTATCCTGCTGAAAAACACGCACGGCCAGCCTAAGAAGAAAACACCCATCCAGTACGGCCTGGACGCCTTCAACAGAGGGTTTGAGAAACTCACCGGCCGCTACACCCGGCTGATGGAGAAAATCGTCAGCCGCAGGGTAGTCACCTTCGGCCTGCTGATCGCTTTCGGCGTGGGTATCTTCGGTGTCAGCGCAGTACTGCCTTCCGGCTTTATTCCCAGTGAAGACCAGGGCATGATCTACGCGATCATCCAAACGCCTCCCGGTTCCACACTGGAACGCACCAACGATCTTGCCAGAAAAGTACAGGAAATCGCCGAACATGTGGACGGCATCGAGTCCGTATCCGCGCTGGCAGGTTACGAAGTGCTCACGGAAGGCCGCGGCTCCAACGCCGGTACCTGTCTGATCAACCTCAAAGGCTGGTCAGAACGCAAACACTCCGTGAACCAGATCATCGCCGAACTGGAAGAGAAATGTAAGGAAATACCCGGCGCCACCATCGAGTTCTTCGGCCCTCCCGCCGTACCGGGTTATGGCGCTGCCGGCGGTTTCTCCCTCCGCCTGCTCGATAAAACCAACAGCGATGATTATAAAGAGATGGAGAAAGTGAACGATGAATTTATGGCCGCACTGAGAAAACGCAAGGAACTGACCGGCCTGTTCACCTTCTACAGCGCCAACTATCCGCAATATGAACTGCAGATAGACAATCAGGCCGCCATGCAGAAAGGCGTCTCCATCGGTAAAGCCATGGACAACCTCTCCATCCTCATCGGCAGTACCTACGAACTGGGTTTCATACGTTTCGGCAACTTCCTCAAAGTTTACGTACAGGCGGCACCGGAGTACCGCCGGCTGCCAGACGACCTGATGAACCTCTACGTAAAAAACAACCGTGACGAAATGGTGCCCTACTCCGCTTTCATGAGCATCAAAAAATCACACGGCCTCAATGAGATCACCCGGTACAATATGTACAATTCCTCTGCCATCCGCGGTGAGCCCGCAGCAGGCTACAGCAGCGGCGAGGCTATTAAAGTCATCCAGGAAGTGGCCGCCAAAACCCTGCCGCATGGCTATGGCATTGACTGGGAAGGTCTCTCCAAAGATGAAGCCGGCCGTGGCAACGAAGCGCTGTACATCTTCCTGATCGTATTGTTCTTTGTATACCTGATCCTGGCCGCACAATATGAAAGCTTCGTACTGCCGCTGGCGGTAGTGCTCTCCCTGCCGGCCGGTGTGTTTGGTTCCTTCCTGCTGATCAAAGTGATGGGACTTTCCAACGATATCTACGCACAGGTAGGGCTGATCATGCTGGTAGGCCTGCTGGGCAAAAACGCGGTACTGATCGTGGAATTTGCCGCACAGAAACACCGTGCAGGCGTGTCTGTATTTGATGCCGCCATCGAAGGCGCCAAAACCCGTTTCCGTCCCATTTTAATGACCTCCCTGGCATTTATCGCCGGTCTGATCCCGCTGATATTCGCCACCGGTCCGGGCGCCATCGGTAACCGCACCATCGGCGCGTCCTCCCTGGGAGGCATGCTGATAGGCACCATCTTCGGGGTCATCCTCATTCCGGGACTGTATTACATATTCGGCAGCATCGCCGCCAAACGCAAGCTGATCAAAGATGAAGATGAGAAACCGCTGACAGAACGCAAGATCCTCATCATGGAAGAAGACAGCTATCACTCAAGAAACTGA
- a CDS encoding ferritin-like domain-containing protein produces the protein METNQLISGIRHRLMRSGEPTLTGFNQITTIKSLREHLQVAIELEHSTIPPYLFALYSIRENTNDASARAIKGVVMEEMLHMILACNILNAIGGKPAISHRDFVPKYPTYLPHSNEAFKVSLQKFSRPAVDTFLKIEKPGGKDARPEPDHYASIGQFYEAIVDGLKRLAAQGNIFTGDRSRQIRPEQFYGGGGGLIEVYDQATAEEAIFEIVGQGEGIDGTIEDNNHKLFGEDVEYAHYFRFNEIYKEQYYKPTDTPKSGPTGDKFPVDWNQVHNVKENIKMSDFKEGTEERNMMHQFNKRYCDMLRVIHETVNGKREKLEEAVMIMYQLKYLAQGLMNVPMGNGLYAAPSFEYVE, from the coding sequence ATGGAGACCAATCAACTCATTTCAGGCATCCGTCACCGGTTGATGCGAAGCGGAGAACCTACCCTCACGGGGTTTAACCAAATCACTACTATAAAAAGTTTACGTGAACATCTGCAAGTGGCCATTGAGCTGGAACATTCTACTATTCCGCCTTACCTGTTTGCTTTGTACTCTATCCGGGAAAACACTAACGACGCCTCCGCCCGGGCCATAAAAGGGGTAGTAATGGAGGAGATGCTGCACATGATACTGGCCTGCAATATCCTGAACGCTATCGGTGGAAAGCCAGCTATCTCGCATCGGGACTTTGTTCCGAAGTATCCTACTTATCTGCCGCACAGTAATGAGGCTTTTAAGGTGAGCCTGCAGAAATTCTCCCGCCCGGCGGTTGACACATTTCTGAAAATAGAAAAGCCCGGTGGAAAGGATGCTCGGCCAGAGCCCGACCATTATGCGTCCATCGGGCAGTTTTATGAAGCGATTGTAGATGGACTTAAAAGGCTGGCGGCCCAGGGGAACATTTTTACCGGCGACCGTTCCCGGCAAATCAGGCCGGAGCAGTTTTATGGGGGCGGCGGCGGCCTGATAGAAGTATACGATCAGGCAACTGCGGAAGAAGCGATCTTTGAGATAGTAGGACAGGGCGAGGGAATAGATGGTACCATTGAAGATAATAACCACAAGCTTTTTGGTGAAGATGTGGAATATGCGCACTATTTCCGTTTTAATGAGATCTATAAGGAGCAATATTACAAGCCTACAGATACACCAAAAAGCGGCCCTACGGGCGATAAGTTCCCTGTGGATTGGAACCAGGTGCATAATGTCAAAGAGAACATCAAAATGAGTGACTTCAAAGAAGGAACAGAGGAGAGGAATATGATGCATCAGTTCAATAAACGTTATTGCGACATGTTGCGGGTGATACATGAAACGGTAAACGGGAAGCGGGAAAAGCTGGAAGAGGCGGTGATGATCATGTACCAGCTGAAATACCTGGCACAGGGACTGATGAACGTGCCGATGGGCAATGGCCTGTATGCGGCGCCCAGTTTTGAGTATGTGGAATAA
- a CDS encoding T9SS type A sorting domain-containing protein — protein sequence MRNSIIHMVVWLLTGANVCVAQTGVYVPQGGDISVHAQDTVAIFSDVKNDGRFGSLKGSVVNFYGNKWENANGAVLPDENEYNNTHQQYMGGTFRFLQVKGINNGAQHIYGGYSASANAGASFPNLSIGNVNDVYLDDLSDLKVRYHLNFETGHLLLNGWNLVVGDGHPGDITGYSDKSFVVTGSQPGGGFLFREQIGAADSMVVFPVGTTTGSYSPMALRNNGSTPKTIQARVFDSVYRYALSGNMDASGFVLKTWHIKQDSGALNNVTVVLQHQAADEGSNFSLNRDSSYITRYDSGAGWDTVAPSGVRTPGTLTSGTLQRNTYLNGRTFRDGGEINTYLSVATFKNFTSDVALFFEAYRETIQWVGTHWRSTKELNLDHYEVQRRRENEDSFYTVASVAPHSLNGTSNGPLDYYYRDDDMYDNWTYYRLKIFGRDGKISYSAIKPVPWLIQVNISPNPNDGNFRIELVGIHHQLRMVMHDVAGRERDSRIINSNITMISKADLPSGLYILTFYDIEDENREVVTSKVEIVH from the coding sequence ATGCGTAACAGTATCATTCATATGGTTGTATGGCTCTTAACAGGAGCGAACGTATGCGTTGCGCAGACAGGCGTATATGTGCCGCAGGGAGGTGATATCAGCGTGCATGCACAGGATACGGTGGCCATCTTCAGTGATGTGAAAAATGATGGCCGTTTTGGCTCTTTGAAAGGAAGTGTGGTGAATTTCTACGGGAATAAATGGGAAAACGCCAACGGGGCGGTTTTACCGGACGAAAATGAATATAACAACACTCACCAGCAATATATGGGCGGTACCTTCCGCTTCCTGCAGGTAAAAGGTATTAACAACGGAGCACAGCATATCTACGGGGGCTACAGCGCCAGCGCCAACGCCGGTGCGAGCTTTCCCAACCTTAGTATTGGTAATGTGAATGATGTTTACCTGGATGATTTAAGCGACCTGAAAGTGCGCTATCATCTCAACTTTGAGACGGGACACCTGCTGCTGAACGGTTGGAACCTGGTGGTCGGGGATGGTCATCCCGGTGATATTACCGGTTATTCTGACAAATCCTTTGTCGTAACAGGTTCCCAGCCGGGCGGCGGTTTTCTGTTCCGGGAACAGATCGGCGCTGCGGACAGTATGGTAGTATTTCCTGTTGGCACCACGACCGGCAGTTATTCGCCCATGGCATTGAGGAACAATGGCAGTACACCGAAAACCATACAGGCCAGGGTGTTTGACAGCGTTTACCGTTACGCGCTTTCCGGGAATATGGACGCATCCGGGTTTGTGTTAAAAACGTGGCATATCAAACAGGACTCCGGCGCACTGAACAATGTAACCGTAGTGTTACAACATCAGGCGGCAGATGAAGGCAGTAATTTTTCGCTTAATCGCGACAGCAGTTATATCACCCGCTATGACAGCGGGGCCGGATGGGACACCGTGGCACCTTCCGGTGTGAGGACTCCCGGAACATTGACCAGCGGCACGCTGCAACGGAATACCTACCTGAATGGCCGTACTTTCCGTGATGGTGGAGAAATCAACACATACCTGTCGGTAGCGACATTTAAGAATTTCACTTCTGACGTGGCGCTCTTTTTTGAAGCTTACCGGGAAACCATTCAATGGGTAGGCACCCATTGGCGCTCGACGAAAGAACTGAACCTGGACCATTATGAAGTACAACGGCGACGGGAGAACGAAGACAGTTTTTATACCGTGGCAAGCGTTGCGCCACATAGCCTGAACGGTACCAGCAACGGTCCGCTGGACTATTATTACCGGGACGACGACATGTATGACAACTGGACCTACTACCGGCTTAAAATATTCGGTCGCGACGGCAAAATATCTTACAGCGCCATTAAGCCGGTACCATGGCTGATCCAGGTCAATATATCGCCTAATCCCAATGACGGTAATTTCCGGATAGAACTGGTGGGCATACATCATCAGCTGCGCATGGTGATGCATGATGTGGCCGGCCGCGAAAGGGACAGCCGGATTATTAACAGCAATATTACCATGATATCAAAGGCAGATTTGCCTTCCGGATTATATATCCTGACATTTTATGACATAGAAGACGAGAATCGTGAGGTAGTGACCAGCAAAGTGGAAATTGTTCATTAA
- a CDS encoding GMC family oxidoreductase, whose amino-acid sequence MENKEYDVVIVGSGIAGSIVAKTLTQAGKQVLLLEAGLEAGMAFDTEGAYKNYQDYMRSYYTALAKVPNAPYPDVKDAQSPNVLDMAQINGTLDKGYFVQKGKLPFASDYARAAGGTTLHWLGTCLRMLPNDFKMRSVYGQAVDWPINYAYLKPYYEMAEREIGVASDVSDQRYPNVGDDFFGKEYVFPMYKIPQSYIDKSFIEGLAGLEISLNGDTYLPWCTSTPQGRNSTPNEKYRHAATVWNTTTQKLELQAFPKKSDVYVPVGAIWDPYAGQRCEGNASCVPICPVQAKYNALKTLKSAKKEHLTLISQVVATKINIDTSTGNITGVAYKKYEHPDSKNYTEGVAKGKIYVLAANAIENAKILLASEACKNSKVVGCNLMDHAVLLTWGLMKDKVYPFRGPGSTTNIPTFRDGKFRKDHAAWISPIDNWGWGWPTGSPDTDLDHAVSTLNLYGKDLRKHIGDQLSRQLLLHFECEQLPEKANRVTIDKNYLDNIGNYRPVITYNVDDYTLKAFKASKSVSDQIFAGMGVQDYTNYPSNEPDYTTFDKQGYVFRGAGHVVGTHCMGTTKENSVVNDKQQAWDHQNLYLVGAGNMATLGTSNPTLTLAALSFAAAENILKALK is encoded by the coding sequence ATGGAAAACAAAGAATATGATGTAGTCATCGTAGGCTCCGGCATTGCCGGGTCTATCGTCGCCAAAACCCTTACACAGGCCGGTAAGCAGGTATTGCTGCTGGAAGCCGGTCTGGAAGCCGGAATGGCCTTCGATACCGAAGGCGCGTATAAAAATTACCAGGATTACATGCGGTCGTATTATACGGCGCTGGCCAAAGTGCCCAATGCGCCCTATCCGGACGTAAAAGACGCACAATCGCCCAACGTGCTGGACATGGCGCAGATCAACGGTACGCTGGACAAAGGATACTTTGTGCAGAAAGGCAAGTTGCCTTTTGCCAGCGATTACGCCCGTGCGGCTGGCGGCACCACCCTGCACTGGCTGGGCACCTGCCTGCGTATGCTGCCCAATGATTTTAAAATGCGCAGCGTATATGGTCAGGCGGTGGACTGGCCTATCAATTACGCCTATCTGAAACCTTATTACGAAATGGCTGAACGGGAAATCGGTGTCGCCAGCGATGTAAGTGATCAGCGTTATCCTAATGTGGGGGATGATTTTTTTGGCAAAGAGTATGTATTTCCCATGTATAAAATTCCCCAGAGCTATATTGACAAATCCTTTATAGAAGGGCTGGCTGGCCTGGAAATTTCCCTGAATGGCGATACCTACCTCCCATGGTGTACCAGTACGCCACAAGGCAGAAATTCCACGCCTAATGAAAAGTACCGTCATGCTGCCACCGTATGGAACACGACGACACAAAAGCTGGAGCTCCAGGCTTTCCCTAAAAAAAGCGATGTGTACGTTCCCGTGGGCGCCATCTGGGACCCTTACGCCGGGCAGCGCTGTGAGGGCAATGCCAGTTGTGTGCCCATCTGCCCTGTCCAGGCAAAATACAATGCATTAAAAACATTGAAGAGCGCTAAAAAAGAACATCTGACGCTCATTAGCCAGGTAGTGGCCACAAAAATTAATATCGATACCAGCACCGGCAACATCACGGGCGTAGCGTATAAAAAATATGAGCATCCTGACAGTAAGAACTATACAGAGGGTGTGGCCAAAGGCAAGATTTATGTGCTGGCAGCCAATGCCATCGAAAATGCCAAAATACTGCTGGCGTCAGAAGCTTGCAAAAACAGCAAAGTGGTAGGATGTAACCTGATGGACCATGCCGTATTGCTTACCTGGGGACTGATGAAAGACAAAGTATATCCTTTCAGAGGCCCCGGCTCCACTACCAACATTCCTACTTTCCGGGACGGTAAATTCAGAAAAGATCATGCTGCCTGGATATCACCTATTGACAACTGGGGTTGGGGATGGCCTACCGGTTCTCCTGACACGGACCTTGACCATGCCGTGTCCACGCTCAACTTGTATGGTAAAGACCTGCGGAAGCACATTGGTGACCAGTTGTCCAGGCAGTTACTGCTACATTTTGAATGTGAGCAGTTGCCGGAAAAAGCCAACCGTGTCACCATTGATAAGAATTACCTGGACAACATCGGCAACTACAGACCGGTCATCACTTATAACGTGGATGACTATACGCTGAAGGCGTTCAAAGCCTCCAAGTCGGTGTCTGACCAGATTTTTGCCGGCATGGGCGTGCAGGATTATACCAACTATCCGTCTAACGAGCCTGACTACACGACCTTTGATAAACAGGGATACGTTTTCCGGGGCGCAGGACATGTGGTGGGTACGCATTGCATGGGCACCACCAAGGAAAATTCCGTGGTGAACGATAAACAGCAGGCATGGGACCATCAAAACCTCTACCTGGTAGGAGCGGGCAATATGGCCACGCTGGGGACTTCCAACCCAACGCTTACGCTGGCGGCATTATCATTCGCAGCGGCAGAAAACATTTTGAAGGCACTTAAATAA